Proteins co-encoded in one Timaviella obliquedivisa GSE-PSE-MK23-08B genomic window:
- a CDS encoding alpha/beta hydrolase — translation MSKLPDVLMLSASPSLKGFNQSLMRHLSWHVAIAQWEYCQSEDEASSLEVALVLLHDYLKTSDHPVHLIGHGISGLVGLLYARRHPERVKSLTLLSVGMHPAVDWQAHYHVHLKLLPCSRETILMQMVYNLFGYQSRPIAQDLVKILEQDLCNSLSPHTIFQSTSISPDTTPVPTLVCGSEDDIIITPHELQGWRDWLGKGDRIWKCPQGRHFFHYFHPQMVTRQILNFWAALSSENYQCPKIHSNNALTIPSEY, via the coding sequence ATGTCTAAGTTGCCGGATGTGCTGATGTTGAGTGCGAGTCCTAGTTTGAAAGGGTTTAATCAGTCGCTGATGCGCCATTTATCTTGGCACGTGGCGATCGCTCAATGGGAATATTGCCAGAGTGAGGACGAAGCAAGCTCTTTAGAGGTGGCATTGGTATTGCTGCATGACTATTTAAAGACGAGTGATCATCCCGTTCATTTAATTGGTCATGGCATTAGCGGATTAGTGGGGCTGCTCTATGCGCGTCGTCATCCTGAACGGGTTAAATCGCTGACCTTACTATCGGTTGGAATGCATCCGGCGGTAGACTGGCAGGCGCATTATCACGTTCATTTAAAGCTGTTACCTTGTAGCCGTGAAACAATTTTGATGCAAATGGTTTACAACTTATTTGGCTATCAATCTAGACCGATCGCCCAGGATTTGGTCAAGATTTTGGAGCAAGATTTGTGTAATTCTCTGTCTCCCCACACTATATTTCAATCCACCTCTATTTCCCCAGATACAACTCCAGTGCCAACGCTGGTTTGTGGGAGCGAAGATGACATCATTATTACGCCTCACGAATTGCAGGGATGGCGAGATTGGTTAGGAAAGGGCGATCGCATTTGGAAATGTCCTCAGGGGCGACATTTCTTTCACTATTTTCATCCTCAAATGGTGACTCGACAGATTCTTAATTTCTGGGCGGCTTTGTCCTCAGAAAACTATCAGTGCCCAAAAATTCATTCTAATAATGCGTTAACGATTCCATCTGAGTACTGA
- a CDS encoding DNA starvation/stationary phase protection protein: protein MPNLQTVVHPFGHVNDNVLMLERSTTEPICEGFNIALASFQALYLQYQKHHFVVEGAEFYSLHQFFQESYEEVQDHVHEIGERLNGLGGVPAASFTKLAELCCFTPEADGAYQCRQMVAHDLQAEQTIIGVLRRQASAAESLGDRATRYLYEKILLKTEERAYHLAHFLANDTLVILN from the coding sequence ATGCCTAACTTGCAAACAGTCGTGCATCCATTCGGTCACGTTAACGATAATGTACTGATGCTTGAACGCTCTACTACAGAGCCAATTTGCGAAGGCTTTAATATTGCTCTCGCTAGTTTTCAAGCATTGTATCTGCAATACCAAAAGCATCACTTTGTTGTGGAAGGAGCAGAGTTTTATTCGCTGCATCAGTTTTTTCAAGAGAGTTACGAAGAAGTTCAGGATCATGTTCACGAAATTGGTGAGCGGTTGAACGGTTTGGGAGGTGTCCCGGCTGCAAGTTTTACCAAGCTGGCAGAATTGTGCTGCTTCACACCCGAAGCAGATGGGGCTTATCAATGCCGTCAAATGGTGGCTCATGATTTGCAAGCAGAACAGACGATCATTGGTGTACTGCGTCGGCAAGCTTCGGCAGCAGAGAGTTTGGGCGATCGCGCCACTCGTTACCTTTACGAGAAGATTTTGCTGAAAACCGAAGAACGCGCTTATCATTTAGCTCATTTCCTTGCCAACGATACTTTGGTCATTTTGAATTAA
- a CDS encoding type III-B CRISPR module RAMP protein Cmr4 encodes MYKKAYGIIETLAPLHVGASAGEETGNLNLIFRDQFTQTGIIPGSSIRGRFRADMRQAHADFGYWYGKDAVSGEPNSTSEGIVKFEYASLLWIPVYCPNQPVVRVSCPTWLKRYQRMLDKPKHIFKPRSYFGKKSSRTLFFNLGFFHLGDEDKGLKDYMPTEINDANEHLLMVVDDTEIAMIHDMALYRQSRVSLDEDQKIAKGKAFFNMEALPEGSVMIFPIALRKEYNKQPVEWQQFIEAAQLQESKELYFGGLESVGFGRTQVTLNALPEVAKTASGEQER; translated from the coding sequence ATGTACAAAAAAGCTTATGGCATCATCGAAACGCTTGCTCCGCTCCATGTGGGGGCAAGTGCAGGCGAGGAAACAGGTAATCTCAACCTGATTTTTAGGGATCAGTTTACGCAAACAGGAATCATTCCGGGTAGCTCAATTCGCGGACGGTTTCGGGCAGATATGCGGCAAGCGCACGCAGACTTTGGCTACTGGTATGGCAAAGATGCCGTTTCGGGCGAACCGAACAGTACTAGCGAGGGTATCGTCAAGTTTGAATATGCGTCTCTGCTCTGGATTCCGGTGTACTGCCCTAACCAGCCTGTGGTGCGAGTCTCTTGCCCCACCTGGCTGAAGCGCTATCAACGAATGTTAGATAAACCTAAGCATATATTTAAACCTCGGAGTTACTTCGGCAAAAAATCTAGCCGCACTCTATTTTTCAATCTTGGCTTTTTTCACCTGGGCGACGAAGATAAGGGCTTAAAAGATTACATGCCGACAGAGATCAATGATGCAAATGAGCATTTGCTGATGGTAGTCGATGATACCGAAATCGCCATGATTCACGATATGGCACTTTATCGCCAGAGCCGTGTTTCTTTGGATGAGGATCAAAAGATTGCTAAGGGCAAGGCGTTTTTTAATATGGAGGCATTGCCAGAAGGCTCGGTGATGATTTTCCCGATCGCACTTCGCAAGGAGTATAACAAGCAGCCTGTTGAATGGCAGCAGTTTATCGAAGCGGCGCAGTTGCAAGAGAGCAAGGAACTCTATTTCGGTGGGTTAGAATCGGTGGGTTTTGGGCGAACCCAAGTCACATTGAACGCGTTACCAGAAGTCGCTAAAACAGCATCAGGAGAACAAGAAAGATGA
- a CDS encoding PIN domain-containing protein, whose amino-acid sequence MTDSIFLDTNLWVYLYSQNPAIKTQRVEEIIRSDRPRIQISTQTLGELFHVLVRKKLLSQTAYNLEFKALQNPSHHVQKSLWHHRNACSAPCGGKCRRGNR is encoded by the coding sequence ATGACCGATAGCATTTTTCTAGACACTAATCTCTGGGTTTACTTGTATAGTCAAAACCCAGCCATCAAGACTCAACGCGTTGAAGAGATTATCAGAAGCGATCGCCCCAGAATCCAGATCAGCACTCAAACGTTAGGCGAACTCTTTCATGTCCTGGTTCGCAAAAAACTTCTTTCCCAAACCGCCTACAACCTAGAATTCAAAGCCCTCCAGAATCCAAGCCACCATGTACAAAAAAGCTTATGGCATCATCGAAACGCTTGCTCCGCTCCATGTGGGGGCAAGTGCAGGCGAGGAAACAGGTAA
- a CDS encoding CRISPR-associated protein: MFEYLIAIEPLGLLYGSAGRFLSPENLVGRSGTSFPPSAATVSGLFAAAYGNDRVQSLQLAGSFWANIDELDQTQNFYVPTPMNYLVKDGKICNRLVWTNGEWCYASGKKPKEKLESGGWVAIDQWRSPQKIHSSPWEFLPHLHPRLELEQRRVAVSQDEDEVQGSLFLENSVQIEPGICLVYLSNMELESGWYRFGGEGHLADVRCIPIKSSSSIQQLLQQDVGKTFALITPAVWGSNRLSCRYPPQWKPVQTMLTDRPQSFRYRMGGKDPTKPKRLSRGRYAVPAGSVYVLERSLCSWQSWKVEWFPKEGVVLNRWGCGLALPLDVEP; this comes from the coding sequence ATGTTTGAATACCTCATTGCGATCGAGCCGCTGGGCTTGCTGTATGGCAGTGCTGGACGGTTTCTATCACCCGAAAACTTGGTGGGGCGATCGGGCACGAGCTTTCCACCCAGTGCTGCGACGGTTTCAGGATTATTTGCGGCAGCATACGGTAACGATCGTGTGCAGTCTTTACAACTCGCGGGTTCTTTTTGGGCAAATATTGATGAACTAGATCAAACCCAAAACTTCTATGTGCCCACTCCAATGAACTACCTGGTGAAGGATGGTAAGATTTGCAATCGCCTCGTCTGGACAAATGGAGAATGGTGCTATGCCAGCGGCAAAAAGCCCAAGGAAAAGCTAGAGAGTGGCGGATGGGTGGCGATCGATCAGTGGCGATCGCCCCAGAAAATTCACTCATCACCCTGGGAATTTTTGCCCCATCTCCATCCTCGCCTAGAACTAGAACAACGCCGCGTTGCTGTGTCCCAAGACGAAGACGAAGTTCAGGGCAGTTTATTCTTAGAAAACAGCGTTCAGATAGAACCCGGAATTTGTTTAGTCTACCTGTCTAACATGGAACTCGAATCCGGCTGGTATCGCTTCGGTGGCGAGGGACATTTAGCAGATGTCCGCTGTATTCCAATCAAATCTAGCAGCAGCATTCAGCAATTGCTCCAGCAAGACGTGGGTAAAACCTTTGCCCTGATTACGCCTGCCGTTTGGGGTTCCAATCGCCTCTCCTGCCGTTATCCGCCGCAGTGGAAACCCGTCCAAACCATGCTGACCGATCGCCCCCAATCTTTTCGCTATCGCATGGGTGGGAAAGATCCAACTAAACCCAAGCGACTGTCACGCGGACGCTATGCCGTGCCTGCGGGTAGCGTCTATGTGTTGGAGCGATCGCTCTGTTCATGGCAATCTTGGAAAGTCGAATGGTTTCCTAAAGAAGGTGTCGTTCTCAATCGCTGGGGCTGTGGATTGGCGCTACCCCTGGATGTTGAACCCTAG
- a CDS encoding ABC transporter ATP-binding protein/permease, whose amino-acid sequence MTSTKQSSIWKLLWEMIRYAPRLYLIDSFLWMFIMGLPAILGLIIREFFNTLTNQSQNSVSPQALIALLFATGLGRIVAIFAGRITKTQHRFTISSLVQCNLLEQLFRRPGAEPFMLENGKTVSPGEIISYFREDVAQIEDTVVGTNEIVGAGIFAAISIAILLNVSIPLTLFVFLPLVLIAILIQLAEKRIKQYRRTSRQATQQVTGLIAEMFSAVQAIQVAGAEAIVLDHFRHLNEQRRRSMVRDQVFMAALNSSLENLVSIGTGLILLVASLAIANGAAVLTVGDFALFVYYLSFVTEFLSFLGGFLTLSKQTEVAFERMTSLLKQEQKMPSPSTIDSSPSPSALVAATPLYLHNLRGQKPPLPPIQQPDRSNQLHSLTVHNLTYRYPGSDRGIFDVNLSLARGSLTVITGRVGSGKTTLLRVLLGLLPQQTGAIYWNHQLVEHPARFFVPPQTAYTPQAPQLFSYTLRENLLLGLEPDEQVLEQAIALAVFEQDIAAMPAGLETMIGAKGVRLSGGQQQRSAATRMFVHKPELLVFDDLSSALDIETEQRLWSRLFAVKDQFEQADATHWQPTCLVVSHRESVLQRADQIIVLEQGSIVSD is encoded by the coding sequence ATGACTTCAACTAAGCAAAGCTCAATCTGGAAACTCCTTTGGGAAATGATTCGGTATGCACCCCGGTTATACCTGATAGACAGTTTTTTATGGATGTTTATCATGGGATTGCCTGCCATCCTGGGACTGATCATCCGTGAGTTTTTTAACACGTTGACGAACCAATCTCAGAACAGTGTGTCTCCTCAAGCGCTGATTGCTCTGTTATTCGCCACAGGACTAGGACGCATCGTGGCAATTTTTGCAGGGCGTATCACCAAAACACAGCATCGATTTACCATAAGTTCACTGGTACAGTGCAATTTGTTAGAACAATTGTTTCGTCGTCCTGGGGCTGAACCGTTCATGCTTGAGAATGGTAAAACGGTATCGCCAGGAGAGATCATCAGCTATTTTCGGGAAGATGTCGCACAAATTGAAGATACTGTAGTAGGAACCAATGAGATTGTAGGTGCAGGAATATTTGCGGCTATATCGATCGCAATTCTTCTTAACGTGAGTATTCCATTAACGTTATTTGTTTTTTTACCGCTAGTGCTCATTGCTATTCTCATTCAATTGGCTGAAAAACGAATTAAGCAATATCGCCGCACTAGCCGCCAAGCCACTCAACAAGTTACCGGGTTGATTGCCGAAATGTTCAGTGCCGTACAAGCGATTCAAGTCGCGGGTGCAGAGGCGATCGTCCTCGATCATTTCCGTCATCTCAACGAACAGCGGCGACGCTCAATGGTTCGAGATCAAGTGTTTATGGCGGCATTGAATTCCAGTTTGGAGAACTTGGTTAGCATCGGAACTGGGCTAATTTTGCTGGTTGCCTCCCTCGCGATCGCCAATGGAGCCGCTGTGTTGACAGTGGGTGATTTTGCCCTGTTTGTTTACTATCTATCCTTTGTCACAGAATTTCTTTCGTTCCTAGGAGGGTTCTTAACTTTGTCAAAGCAAACAGAAGTCGCCTTCGAGCGAATGACTTCACTGTTAAAGCAGGAGCAAAAGATGCCATCTCCTTCCACTATAGATAGCAGTCCTTCCCCGTCTGCACTGGTTGCAGCAACGCCACTTTATTTGCATAATCTGCGAGGACAAAAACCACCGTTACCGCCTATTCAACAACCTGATCGATCGAATCAGCTACACAGCTTGACTGTCCACAACCTAACTTATCGTTATCCTGGAAGCGATCGCGGTATCTTTGACGTTAATCTGTCGTTGGCAAGGGGTAGTTTGACGGTGATCACTGGACGTGTAGGTTCAGGTAAAACCACGTTGTTGCGGGTGCTTTTAGGATTATTACCTCAGCAAACCGGGGCAATTTACTGGAACCATCAACTCGTTGAGCATCCAGCGAGGTTCTTCGTTCCGCCCCAAACTGCCTATACCCCACAAGCACCCCAACTGTTTAGTTACACCCTTAGAGAGAATCTGCTGCTGGGGCTAGAACCTGATGAACAAGTGCTAGAACAAGCGATCGCTTTAGCGGTGTTTGAACAAGATATTGCCGCGATGCCAGCAGGACTAGAGACAATGATTGGGGCAAAGGGCGTTCGTTTATCGGGAGGACAACAGCAGCGATCGGCTGCCACCCGGATGTTTGTTCACAAACCTGAGTTGTTAGTTTTTGACGATTTGTCTAGCGCATTGGATATTGAAACTGAACAGCGTTTATGGTCTCGTCTTTTTGCAGTTAAAGACCAGTTTGAGCAAGCTGACGCAACCCACTGGCAACCAACCTGTCTAGTAGTCTCTCATCGTGAGTCAGTACTACAACGAGCCGATCAAATTATTGTGCTAGAACAGGGTTCGATCGTCTCAGACTAG
- a CDS encoding Uma2 family endonuclease: MVHLDENPPFISEEVIYDIDLPPSDLYSDEPALETDLHRNQIDLLIRLLNYWWQDRQDFYISGNLTVYYNKQQLKSRDFRGPDVFIVLGTEKKNRRSWAIWEEGGKYPNVVIELLSSSTASIDRGAKKTLYQDVWRVPEYYWFHPETLEFAGFRLVGGSYLDIASTQSDRLPSEQLGLELGMHERQLRWFTAEGDLVLLPEDGERQRAEQEYQRAEQEYQRAEQAQQRLEQLEVFLRSQGIDPNQLPES; this comes from the coding sequence ATGGTACATCTTGATGAGAATCCTCCCTTTATTAGTGAGGAGGTCATTTACGATATTGATTTGCCTCCCAGCGACTTATATAGTGACGAGCCAGCCTTGGAAACCGATCTTCACCGCAACCAGATTGACCTATTGATTCGGCTACTGAACTATTGGTGGCAAGATCGTCAAGATTTCTACATTTCTGGCAACCTGACGGTTTACTACAATAAGCAGCAACTCAAGTCGCGCGATTTTCGAGGACCGGATGTGTTCATCGTGTTAGGCACCGAAAAGAAAAATCGTCGCAGTTGGGCGATCTGGGAAGAAGGGGGTAAATATCCCAATGTGGTGATTGAACTACTTTCTAGCTCCACGGCAAGTATAGACAGAGGTGCTAAGAAAACTCTGTATCAAGACGTGTGGCGCGTACCAGAATATTACTGGTTTCACCCAGAAACGCTAGAATTCGCAGGATTTCGGTTGGTGGGTGGTAGTTATTTAGATATTGCATCAACTCAGAGCGATCGATTGCCTAGTGAGCAGTTGGGGCTAGAGCTTGGAATGCATGAGCGGCAGTTGCGCTGGTTTACGGCAGAGGGCGATCTGGTTCTCTTACCTGAAGACGGGGAACGACAACGGGCAGAGCAGGAATATCAACGGGCAGAGCAGGAATATCAACGGGCAGAGCAAGCCCAACAACGATTAGAGCAGCTAGAGGTGTTTCTGCGATCGCAGGGAATTGACCCAAACCAACTGCCTGAATCATAG
- a CDS encoding iron-siderophore ABC transporter substrate-binding protein yields the protein MGETCVPVSPQRIVVLTALDSVLVLGVKPIGAATYEMNQFRSFLTEQTEGIENIGVIGQPSLEKIVRLQPDLIMGTYPIEIYAQLSKIAPTVIFFDGDKAYSKWQNAFKAYADVLGKTQEADRILNEYQQRVGEFRARMGEQISKTQVSLVNFFATDVRIYFKQCIGGQVIEEAGFLRSPFQDKDEWSVENLSLEAIPQMAGDVIFLLLGGHEPSKLDQFIKHPLWSQLEAVQTSKVYEVSSEIWISGSTPVDANLILDDLFKHLIDK from the coding sequence ATGGGAGAAACCTGCGTTCCCGTAAGTCCTCAGCGAATTGTGGTGTTAACGGCATTAGATAGTGTCCTGGTTTTGGGTGTTAAACCAATCGGGGCAGCCACGTATGAGATGAATCAATTTCGTAGCTTTCTGACAGAACAAACCGAGGGAATTGAAAATATTGGGGTAATTGGGCAACCAAGTTTAGAGAAGATCGTTCGCTTACAGCCTGACTTGATTATGGGAACTTATCCTATAGAAATCTACGCTCAATTATCAAAAATTGCTCCCACGGTAATTTTCTTTGATGGCGATAAGGCTTATTCAAAGTGGCAGAATGCCTTCAAAGCTTATGCTGATGTACTGGGAAAAACTCAAGAAGCCGATCGCATTCTAAATGAGTATCAGCAACGAGTGGGTGAGTTTCGAGCACGGATGGGCGAGCAAATTTCTAAAACCCAAGTGTCTCTGGTCAATTTCTTTGCAACCGATGTTCGCATTTATTTCAAACAATGTATTGGAGGGCAGGTTATTGAAGAGGCTGGTTTCCTGCGTTCTCCGTTTCAGGATAAAGACGAGTGGTCGGTTGAAAATCTTTCACTAGAAGCGATCCCACAAATGGCAGGTGATGTGATTTTTCTGCTGCTTGGAGGGCATGAACCTTCTAAGTTAGATCAGTTTATCAAACATCCTCTTTGGTCTCAGTTAGAAGCGGTTCAAACTAGCAAAGTGTATGAAGTCAGCAGTGAAATTTGGATTTCTGGATCAACTCCAGTGGATGCAAACCTGATTCTTGACGATCTGTTTAAGCATCTAATAGATAAATGA
- a CDS encoding TonB-dependent siderophore receptor, producing MNQVQWLKYGVLFGVIGAAIAISEPTRAETGSADMPLLHGLNADGLKANEPNATATTVEKWLAQEESYLAQSLIQVIGVRVKDTESGLEVVLETAEGDLTAPATSVMGNALIADIPNAVLVLPNGEEFQQANPAEGIALISVTSRESGIRVAITGLDAPPTTEVRTEAQGLVLSVVASAEGRAGSEEDAIQVVVTGEQDEGYAVPNASTATRTDTPLRDIPQSIQIIPRQVIEDQGATRVEDVLRNAVGVASAADTRAASSSFLIRGFDSSTTLRNGFRIPSGGDGTSARVQTPSNLERIEILRGPASVLYGTGEPGGIINFVTKQPLREPYYSAELTAGSYSFYEGSIDLSGPLTEDERLLYRFNASYENFGSFADFVNGELISIAPILRYEFSDATALSFSYDYTHIDQASYSGLPIDPIAFELPRSRNYNEPDGDRLDSTDHSLILSFEHEFSDSLRLNSAISAVFSEGQNDGFGLFGFDPQTNLWERYSRLGETYSSSYTWQTDLMTRFNTGSIQHQLLFGLELRTSSGKTSVFESTENSAINVLYPIYGTPFSARDDYTFINPNSSDTVGVYLQDQITLLPNLKLLLGGRYDSINQNVEINSIFEGVRTDNSNDFYNEAFSPRAGIVYQPIEPISLYGSFSQSFVPNNTTTREGDLIEPTRGTQYEIGVRAEFGDLAANLAVYEITKTNILTNDPDDPNFSVPVGAVRSRGIEFDIGGEILTGWNLFASAFLNDAIVTKDSTLPEGDRLQIAPDQGASLWTTYELQSGNLQGLGFGIGVFYVGDREAELPNDFVIPSYVRADASLFYRRDNWRVALNFKNLTSTRYYEDAQYGLFVGAPFTVLGTVSVQF from the coding sequence ATGAATCAAGTGCAGTGGCTAAAATATGGAGTGCTGTTCGGCGTAATTGGGGCGGCGATCGCTATCAGTGAACCCACCAGGGCAGAGACGGGTAGTGCTGATATGCCGCTGCTTCATGGGTTAAATGCTGACGGGTTGAAGGCTAATGAGCCAAATGCTACTGCAACAACGGTTGAGAAATGGTTGGCGCAAGAGGAATCATATCTGGCACAGTCGCTAATTCAGGTGATCGGAGTTCGGGTGAAGGATACCGAGTCGGGCTTGGAGGTGGTACTAGAGACGGCTGAGGGCGATCTGACGGCTCCTGCCACTTCGGTGATGGGAAATGCCTTGATTGCGGACATTCCTAATGCGGTGCTGGTTTTGCCAAATGGAGAGGAGTTTCAGCAAGCGAATCCGGCTGAAGGAATTGCCCTAATATCCGTTACTTCTAGAGAAAGCGGAATTCGTGTGGCGATTACAGGATTGGATGCGCCACCAACGACTGAGGTGAGAACGGAAGCGCAGGGATTGGTGTTGAGTGTGGTTGCTAGTGCAGAAGGAAGGGCAGGATCTGAAGAAGATGCCATTCAGGTCGTGGTAACGGGTGAACAAGATGAAGGCTATGCTGTTCCGAATGCTAGTACAGCTACCCGAACTGATACACCTCTGAGAGATATTCCTCAGTCAATTCAAATCATTCCTCGTCAGGTGATTGAAGATCAAGGAGCAACACGGGTTGAAGATGTGTTGCGGAATGCGGTCGGGGTTGCCTCTGCCGCAGATACCAGAGCCGCCTCCAGTTCTTTCCTAATTCGCGGGTTTGACTCTTCCACCACGCTGAGAAATGGCTTTCGGATTCCGTCTGGGGGAGATGGAACTTCGGCTCGTGTTCAGACTCCGAGTAATCTGGAACGCATTGAAATTCTGCGCGGCCCGGCTTCAGTATTGTACGGTACAGGTGAACCGGGTGGCATTATCAACTTTGTCACAAAACAACCTCTGAGAGAACCTTACTATTCAGCAGAATTAACGGCTGGAAGCTACAGTTTTTATGAAGGTTCGATCGATCTCTCTGGGCCGTTAACCGAAGATGAACGACTGCTTTACCGATTTAATGCGTCCTATGAAAACTTTGGCAGCTTTGCCGATTTTGTCAATGGAGAATTGATCTCGATCGCCCCCATCCTTCGCTACGAATTTAGTGATGCCACCGCCTTATCATTTTCCTACGATTACACCCATATTGATCAAGCGTCCTATAGTGGCTTACCCATTGACCCGATCGCCTTCGAGTTACCCAGAAGCCGCAATTACAACGAACCAGATGGCGATCGATTAGATAGCACCGATCATTCGCTAATTCTGAGCTTTGAACACGAGTTTAGCGACAGTCTGCGCCTCAACAGCGCCATCAGTGCTGTCTTTTCGGAAGGACAAAATGACGGTTTTGGGCTATTTGGATTTGATCCTCAAACAAACCTATGGGAGCGATACTCACGATTAGGTGAAACCTACAGCAGTAGCTACACCTGGCAAACAGATTTAATGACTCGGTTCAACACAGGTTCGATCCAGCATCAGCTACTCTTCGGGTTGGAGCTACGCACCTCAAGCGGTAAAACTTCTGTATTTGAATCAACTGAAAATTCTGCAATCAATGTTCTTTATCCCATCTACGGTACACCGTTTTCAGCACGGGATGACTACACGTTTATCAATCCTAACTCAAGCGATACCGTTGGAGTTTATCTTCAAGATCAAATTACATTGTTACCTAATCTAAAACTACTTTTGGGAGGCAGGTATGATTCGATTAATCAGAACGTTGAAATCAATAGTATTTTTGAAGGAGTCCGCACAGACAACTCTAATGATTTTTACAACGAGGCATTTTCCCCGCGTGCAGGAATCGTCTATCAGCCGATCGAACCGATCTCCCTATATGGCAGCTTTAGTCAATCCTTTGTCCCCAACAACACCACAACCCGTGAAGGCGACTTAATTGAACCGACACGCGGCACTCAGTATGAAATAGGAGTCAGGGCTGAATTTGGCGATCTGGCAGCGAACCTTGCTGTTTACGAAATTACCAAAACCAACATTCTCACCAATGACCCTGACGATCCCAATTTTTCCGTTCCGGTTGGAGCAGTCAGGAGTCGTGGGATTGAGTTTGATATTGGTGGAGAGATTCTGACTGGCTGGAATCTCTTTGCGTCTGCGTTTCTGAATGACGCGATCGTGACCAAAGATAGTACGCTGCCTGAAGGCGACAGATTACAAATCGCGCCCGATCAGGGAGCCAGCCTGTGGACAACCTACGAACTTCAGAGTGGCAATTTGCAAGGATTGGGCTTTGGGATCGGTGTGTTTTATGTGGGCGATCGGGAAGCTGAACTGCCAAATGATTTTGTCATTCCCTCTTATGTCCGTGCGGATGCTAGCCTGTTTTATCGCCGTGACAACTGGCGGGTAGCGCTAAACTTCAAAAATCTGACCAGTACTCGGTACTACGAAGATGCTCAATACGGGTTATTCGTGGGCGCTCCATTTACAGTTTTGGGAACAGTTTCAGTACAATTCTAA
- a CDS encoding AraC family transcriptional regulator, producing the protein MLKADVTHFSICQKNGATDGSDRLTGDRQQKMRIYLIYNPDADLLFFSKINHPMTIILSEKDLPASAQIASQPTSQPTSTNLGFSQTGSFDLLIQAPDANNRSYKRSLNLRHGLNLLIRDYWLDDGLIEENLPEIPGLTLEFGFDLLDCDLTHHGNTDISNGFLMLSENRTHAEFQEWQGKGRVVKIDLHLRTQQGAQSFSQEQLELIPAELREVVELHQDKWDAPLGVLAPNIQFVLQQILNCPYSGSIQQVYLEGKALELIALQSARFLQSERSQPHPILKRSDIERIYQARELVTQQLDHPPSLLDLAHAVGLNDCTLKRGFRQVFSTTVFGYIRQQRLIKARQLLQDTEMSVTEVTCLVGYTHPGHFAAAFKREFGVSPKVFKHSAQ; encoded by the coding sequence GTGCTCAAAGCTGACGTGACTCACTTTAGTATATGCCAAAAGAATGGAGCGACTGATGGCAGCGATCGATTGACGGGCGATCGCCAGCAGAAAATGAGAATATATCTCATTTATAATCCAGATGCAGACTTGCTTTTTTTTAGCAAAATTAACCACCCTATGACAATCATCCTCTCAGAAAAGGATCTGCCAGCATCGGCACAGATAGCATCGCAGCCCACCTCACAGCCTACCTCAACAAACCTGGGCTTTAGCCAAACGGGTAGTTTCGATCTGTTGATTCAAGCCCCTGATGCGAATAATCGTAGCTACAAGCGATCGCTGAACTTGCGCCACGGGCTGAACCTGCTGATTCGAGATTACTGGCTAGATGATGGGTTAATTGAGGAAAACCTACCGGAAATACCAGGGCTGACACTGGAGTTTGGCTTCGATCTGTTGGACTGTGATCTGACCCATCATGGTAATACGGATATTTCAAATGGTTTTTTGATGCTATCCGAAAATCGAACCCATGCTGAGTTCCAAGAATGGCAGGGCAAGGGCAGAGTTGTCAAAATTGACTTGCACTTGAGGACTCAACAGGGCGCTCAATCCTTCAGTCAGGAGCAATTGGAATTGATTCCGGCTGAACTACGGGAAGTGGTCGAGTTGCATCAGGATAAGTGGGATGCTCCTCTTGGAGTGCTTGCTCCTAATATTCAGTTCGTGCTTCAGCAAATTCTTAACTGTCCCTACAGTGGCTCGATTCAGCAAGTGTATTTGGAAGGAAAAGCCCTAGAACTCATTGCGCTACAGTCTGCTCGTTTTTTGCAGTCCGAGCGATCGCAGCCGCACCCTATTCTCAAGCGATCGGATATTGAGCGAATTTATCAAGCCAGAGAGTTAGTGACCCAACAGCTAGACCATCCCCCTTCACTGCTCGATTTGGCTCATGCCGTGGGGCTAAACGACTGTACGCTCAAGCGCGGCTTTCGCCAGGTATTTAGTACAACGGTGTTTGGCTACATTCGACAACAGCGTCTCATCAAAGCCCGCCAATTGCTGCAAGATACGGAAATGAGTGTGACTGAGGTGACTTGTCTGGTGGGATATACTCACCCTGGTCATTTTGCTGCTGCCTTCAAGCGGGAATTTGGTGTTAGTCCTAAAGTCTTTAAACATTCCGCTCAGTGA